The following is a genomic window from Rhizobium sp. NRK18.
GGTTCATGGACAGATCTCCATAGAAAGATTGTTGTGTGTTCAGATGGCGAAGCGCCCCTCCCCAACCCCTCCCCACAAGGGGGAGGGGCTAGCCCCGCCTCAGCCACCACGTTTCAAATGAAGCGGGGCGCCTGCCACTTGTCTTCTCCCCCCTTGTGGGGGAGATGGCCGGCAGGCCAGAGGGGGTTTTTCTCGCCGTTCCTCGTCCCCTACCGCCGCGCGCCGTAGCGTTCCGCGAGCCGCGACAGGATGCCGAGCCCCCACCAGGCGCAGAGGCTGGCGGCCGCCGATCCCGACAGCATGATCTCGCTGCCGGAGAGTTCGCCCGCCAGGCCCAGCTTCTCCATCAGGAAGAGGCCGGCCGGACCGCCGAAGATGATCCCGCAGGCAAGCCCGGTCAGAAACCTGGTCGCCGCTTCCCGCTTGCTTTTCGGCAGCAGATAGATGAGAGAGACCGCAGCACCGGCAGCGGCACCCGCCGCCCGCGCGGCCCACATGCCGGGCTCGTTGGCAAAGTCGGACATATTGTTAACCTATTGGTGCGATACTGCTTTTACTCGCCTGAACGCTGCACGAGCCGTGCACAGGGGCGAAAAGCCCCACGTCACGCTGAGTCAGGACGAAGGATTGCAGAATCCTTTGAATCGCTTGCGTCGATCCGCTGACAGTCTGAGTCAGCCACTTCACAAAAAGAGTCCGGTTCTTCAGACATCGAATCACGAAAGCCGACAATTTGATTCAGGACGCCAGCACAAAGCCCTGATCCTGAATCGCTTTCCAGCAGTGGCCCGTCTTCAGAGATTGATTCATGTCCGGCGACGTGGACCAATCTCCCCCCTTTGTGGGGGAGATGTCACGAAGTGACAGACGGGGCGCGCAGCCACCGCCCCTCAATACCCCACCGCCTCACGCTTCTCGTCGTCCGACAGGAAATCCGCCGCGCCGATGCGGCTCCAGAGTTCGCCGCGCTCGGCGCCGAGCCCCGCCACCTGGTCGAGATCGGGCTCGAAGCGCAAGGACCCGTCCGGCGAAAGCCATTGCGAGAAGCGGCTCATGGTGCGCGCCACCAGCGGCAGCACGGTCAGCCGGTAGAAGGCGCGGTTCGCCTCCTGGTAATTGGCATAGGTGTTGTCGCCGGGAATGCCGAGCAGCATCGGCGGCACGCCGCAGGCAAGCGCGATGTCGCGCGCCGCGCCGTCCTTGGCCGCCACGAAATCCATGTCGCGCGGCGACAGCCCCATCGATTTCCAGTCGAGCCCACCTTCCAAAAGCAGCGGCCGCCCTGCCCGCATCGGGCCGGAATAGCCGTCGTCCAGCTCCTGCTTCAGCCGGCGATATTGCTCCGGCGTCAGGTTGCCGCCCTCCTTCGGCTGGTAGATCAGCGCGCCGGACGGCCGTGCGGAATTGTCGAGCAGCGCCTTGTTCCAGCGCGCCGCCGCATTCGAAAGATCGAGCGCCATGTGAGCGGCGGCCAGCGGCGCGAAACCCAGGTGATCGTCGAGCGGATGGAAGAGCTTCATGTGCAGGAGCGATATGCCCTCGCCGTCCGCCGCAATCCGCCGCGTGCGCCCGCCGGCGCGGTAGTCATAGGCCGCCACCCAGCCGTCCGACCCTTCAACCACGCTCATGCGGTCGGGCCGCAACAGATGCAGTTCGCGCACCGCACCATCCAGGATGGCCGGCTCGACGAAGCCGTTGCCGGAGAGCATCAGCTGGCCGAACAGCGTCTCGAAGAATTCCGGCCCGCCCATGCGTGCGTTCGGCCGGCGGACGAGGTCGATCAGCGGATGATCGGACAGCTCCTCCGCACCTTCGTAGATGAGCCACGGCACCGCCGCGGCCGCCTCCGCCACCAGCCGCACGGCGCGGTGGGCGACCGGATTGCGCATGAAGCCGTTTCGCGACAGTTCGCCATAGGATCGCCCGCTCCAGTGCGCCTCGCCGCCCGCCGCAATCGCGACCAGCCCGGACTGCGCCTTCTCCTCGGACACGCCAACCGGCGCCGCCGTCCTGAACGGCAGTCGAAAGATGTTTTTCATGTCGTGGTTTTTCCCTGACTTCTGAATGCCGGCGTCGCACAGCGACAAAACACTTCCGTCATGCCGGACCGGATCCGGCATCCAGCCACCGCGCGTCCGCGCGGTGGAAAGACTCTGGCAGACCCGAGGCTTGCAAAACGGTCAAATGGGTCTCACGCGCGATCGAAATCGCGCCGCCGGATCCCGGATCAAGTCCGGGATGACGGTTCGGATGCATCGCCCTTCTCCCCGCGGGCGGGGAGAGGGAAAAGGCCTCACGCCGCCTCGGCGATCGTATAGCTCACCGCCGAATAATAGGTTTTCGCATAGCCGGCGATCTGCTGGGCCCGGTCCATGCCGTTGATGATCCGGCGGGCATGCACCCAGTCCTCGTTCGACTTGGAGAAATAGTCGGCGAGCTTGTGGCCGGTGAAAGAGCCCTTGATCATGCCGATGAACATGATCTTGATCGCCACATCCATCTCCATCGCCAGCTCCGGATGCGACACCAGATCGACGCCGGTCTCCTTCTTCATCTTCTCGTAATTGCCCTTGTGGGTGAGCTGCACCAGCCCGCGGCCGAGCCAGCTCTTGCCGTCCTTGTCCTTGCGCCAGTAAG
Proteins encoded in this region:
- a CDS encoding DUF6107 family protein, encoding MSDFANEPGMWAARAAGAAAGAAVSLIYLLPKSKREAATRFLTGLACGIIFGGPAGLFLMEKLGLAGELSGSEIMLSGSAAASLCAWWGLGILSRLAERYGARR
- a CDS encoding phage portal protein — encoded protein: MKNIFRLPFRTAAPVGVSEEKAQSGLVAIAAGGEAHWSGRSYGELSRNGFMRNPVAHRAVRLVAEAAAAVPWLIYEGAEELSDHPLIDLVRRPNARMGGPEFFETLFGQLMLSGNGFVEPAILDGAVRELHLLRPDRMSVVEGSDGWVAAYDYRAGGRTRRIAADGEGISLLHMKLFHPLDDHLGFAPLAAAHMALDLSNAAARWNKALLDNSARPSGALIYQPKEGGNLTPEQYRRLKQELDDGYSGPMRAGRPLLLEGGLDWKSMGLSPRDMDFVAAKDGAARDIALACGVPPMLLGIPGDNTYANYQEANRAFYRLTVLPLVARTMSRFSQWLSPDGSLRFEPDLDQVAGLGAERGELWSRIGAADFLSDDEKREAVGY